One window from the genome of Vibrio vulnificus NBRC 15645 = ATCC 27562 encodes:
- a CDS encoding DUF2971 domain-containing protein, which translates to MKQHGLLYQGKYKYKYVSYGDGAKAILEQSTIKFTDPLEFNDPFDCYPSYDEEKIIEVHRSLFKNLCVQSGVSPAKRMMKWKEVEAKFRVDEIDSSIQRTLQKQVGICSLTTKACNLLMWAHYAKNHTGLVFEFSNTIPKDMQEQSKYLCAMHVDYMECKPVIDMLDANYVHSFLVKGQDWQYEDEIRCLNLDGAGIYKYLPELLESVILGAKISEKDEKEIKLIISRLNKVRKKPIALYKARLIKDKFKLYIPQHPVYGDMNWT; encoded by the coding sequence ATGAAACAACACGGATTATTGTACCAAGGCAAGTACAAATATAAATATGTCTCTTATGGCGACGGTGCAAAAGCAATATTAGAACAGTCAACTATAAAATTTACCGATCCACTCGAATTTAACGATCCATTTGACTGCTATCCATCGTACGATGAAGAAAAAATAATTGAAGTGCATAGGAGTCTATTTAAAAACTTATGCGTTCAATCTGGTGTTTCTCCTGCTAAGAGAATGATGAAATGGAAAGAAGTCGAAGCAAAATTTAGGGTTGATGAAATAGATAGTTCCATTCAGAGGACATTACAAAAACAAGTTGGAATATGCTCATTGACAACTAAAGCATGTAACCTGCTGATGTGGGCGCATTATGCTAAGAATCATACTGGTCTTGTATTTGAATTTAGCAATACAATTCCCAAAGATATGCAAGAACAATCAAAATATTTGTGCGCAATGCATGTTGATTATATGGAGTGTAAACCTGTAATTGATATGCTCGATGCAAACTATGTGCATAGTTTTCTTGTTAAAGGACAAGATTGGCAGTACGAAGATGAGATTCGCTGTTTGAACCTAGATGGTGCTGGTATTTATAAGTATCTCCCGGAGCTTCTCGAGTCTGTAATCTTGGGTGCAAAGATTTCTGAAAAGGACGAAAAAGAAATAAAACTTATTATTTCTAGACTTAACAAAGTTAGAAAAAAGCCAATAGCGTTATATAAGGCTAGGCTAATTAAGGATAAATTTAAATTATATATACCTCAACATCCAGTATATGGTGACATGAATTGGACATAA
- a CDS encoding CBS domain-containing protein produces the protein MSFGGENGLQKLGLCGTHPLTQRYIFGGDMSLVEDFLSEFCEIEKYLRVLTNSDEHKSFSKMLQESKTKNRVVSRYIGELGTFASLRNLLSHERFSGAHVASPSEQVVERIKELRAKIISQPRLLKLCSVELLTFDKSDTIQKVLLEMRKNDFSQVPILSGGTLFGVLSSNTISRWLGSDAFEGLFCTSEATVEEVMAHQEFSDNYEILPQDQTYGKAVAKFEKATSKGKALDAILITHSGKPEQKLLGIVTMADMPKIMSELY, from the coding sequence GTGAGTTTTGGTGGTGAAAATGGTCTGCAGAAACTTGGTTTATGCGGCACTCACCCCTTAACGCAGCGTTATATTTTCGGGGGAGATATGAGTTTAGTCGAAGATTTTCTAAGTGAATTTTGTGAAATCGAAAAGTACTTACGTGTACTAACCAATAGCGACGAACACAAGTCATTTAGCAAAATGCTACAAGAATCTAAAACAAAAAATAGAGTCGTCAGTCGCTATATTGGTGAACTGGGCACGTTTGCAAGTTTAAGAAACTTGCTAAGCCATGAAAGATTTAGTGGTGCACATGTAGCATCACCCTCAGAACAAGTCGTTGAACGTATAAAAGAACTTAGAGCAAAAATAATTTCACAGCCTCGGCTATTGAAACTGTGCTCAGTTGAACTCTTAACTTTCGACAAGTCGGATACTATTCAAAAAGTTTTGCTCGAAATGAGGAAAAATGATTTTTCACAGGTCCCAATTCTATCGGGGGGCACTTTGTTTGGTGTGTTGTCGTCAAATACGATTTCTAGATGGCTTGGGTCTGATGCTTTTGAAGGTCTTTTCTGTACATCGGAAGCAACGGTTGAAGAAGTTATGGCACATCAAGAGTTTTCTGACAATTACGAGATTTTACCGCAAGATCAAACTTATGGTAAGGCAGTGGCAAAGTTTGAAAAAGCGACATCAAAAGGTAAGGCTCTGGATGCAATTCTGATCACGCACTCAGGCAAACCAGAACAAAAGTTGCTCGGTATAGTTACAATGGCTGACATGCCTAAGATTATGAGTGAGCTGTACTAA
- a CDS encoding MFS transporter: protein MGNFIIPFLVLLLTDKLGYSVTIAGMLAMTVTATYLVGGFLGGKLSDSFGHKRTMICGELFGAILLLFCGFFPENQLLVPGSLFCAYFFIGLALPASNALVADLSTSENRDAVMSLSYLTYNLGSAIGPVIAGYLFWSYTEWIFWGNGLAALFGVFIIYGLVNQTQAKESISENESEKPVDGSVWSVLASRPRLIVFTFLCGLLWYALNQMTMASPLYLSSIFGDKGAVIFGQLMTYACIVVVVITPVLMKLTSEKTEVVSLAYAGLLFVVGYSLVMVFPNIPVHFFAWFFLAAGEVLLLTKEGVYLANNSPSSHRGRIQGVLVTLRSVFVMPSFVLIGYMIDKYGFNTTWISVIACALIASLGLYLMNRHKKFYKTVRA from the coding sequence ATGGGTAACTTCATTATCCCTTTTTTAGTACTTCTTTTAACGGATAAACTGGGTTACTCCGTCACTATTGCTGGGATGCTGGCAATGACTGTAACAGCCACTTACTTGGTCGGTGGGTTTCTTGGTGGCAAATTATCTGATTCGTTTGGACACAAGCGCACCATGATATGTGGGGAACTGTTTGGTGCCATTCTACTATTGTTTTGTGGCTTCTTCCCCGAGAATCAGTTGCTTGTACCTGGCTCATTATTTTGTGCTTACTTTTTCATAGGGTTAGCATTACCAGCAAGTAATGCGCTAGTGGCAGACCTATCAACGTCAGAAAACCGCGATGCTGTAATGTCTCTTAGTTACCTAACGTATAACCTAGGCTCAGCGATTGGTCCTGTGATCGCTGGATATTTGTTCTGGAGTTATACAGAATGGATATTCTGGGGAAATGGGTTAGCGGCTCTATTTGGTGTCTTTATCATTTATGGTTTGGTGAACCAGACTCAAGCTAAAGAAAGCATTAGTGAAAATGAATCAGAAAAACCAGTAGATGGCAGCGTATGGAGTGTACTTGCTTCAAGACCCAGATTAATAGTTTTCACTTTTTTATGTGGTCTGTTGTGGTACGCACTCAATCAAATGACTATGGCTAGCCCCTTGTACTTGAGTTCAATATTTGGTGATAAAGGGGCAGTGATTTTTGGTCAACTAATGACTTATGCATGTATCGTGGTAGTCGTCATCACACCAGTATTGATGAAGCTAACGTCAGAAAAAACAGAGGTAGTAAGTTTGGCTTATGCTGGTTTGCTATTTGTTGTTGGCTACAGCTTAGTGATGGTATTTCCTAATATACCGGTTCACTTTTTTGCTTGGTTCTTCTTAGCAGCTGGTGAAGTACTTTTGCTGACAAAGGAAGGGGTATATTTAGCAAACAACTCACCTTCTAGCCATAGGGGACGAATACAGGGTGTTTTAGTCACCCTTCGAAGTGTATTTGTTATGCCAAGTTTTGTGCTTATTGGATATATGATCGATAAATATGGATTTAATACAACTTGGATTAGTGTCATTGCATGTGCATTGATTGCTTCGCTAGGTTTGTACTTAATGAATAGACATAAAAAGTTCTATAAAACAGTGCGTGCGTAG
- a CDS encoding SLATT domain-containing protein encodes MNENQRTMLLKWRARCKRAQMAHNFNEISFRRFHMSLGVMLIVFTTFASVLTFADFPDYPWLPATVSIAATIFAAFQTFMKFSERADIHKVSARRYGEIKKEIEFIINFDSDENSLLGRVDSIRQKESEISQESPNTISYNWKRAKKETISENDGYSIRNNT; translated from the coding sequence ATGAATGAAAATCAAAGAACTATGTTGCTTAAGTGGAGGGCTCGTTGCAAAAGAGCTCAGATGGCGCATAACTTTAATGAGATCAGCTTTCGTAGATTTCATATGTCACTTGGGGTGATGCTTATTGTTTTCACTACCTTTGCGAGTGTATTAACCTTTGCAGATTTTCCTGATTACCCGTGGTTACCGGCTACAGTAAGCATTGCAGCTACGATTTTTGCTGCATTTCAGACCTTTATGAAGTTCTCTGAGAGAGCTGATATTCATAAAGTATCAGCTCGTCGCTATGGAGAAATAAAAAAAGAAATAGAGTTTATTATTAACTTCGATTCTGACGAAAATTCTCTATTAGGTCGCGTTGACTCCATTAGACAAAAGGAAAGTGAGATTTCTCAAGAATCACCGAATACTATTTCTTACAACTGGAAACGAGCGAAAAAAGAAACAATTAGCGAAAACGATGGATATAGTATCCGAAACAACACATAA
- a CDS encoding GNAT family N-acetyltransferase, with product MIRQLDANEKSVVELSERCFDELRQVYRPTELAVSNKNSAKSERSCFGFHVDEVLVGVVEAKQVGSELQLSSLAVAPSFRQKGVARKLVDFVVTQFKSINSVSGWCVEQTGNVAVFKALGFNVVQRFDSDFFILSDGSKAVEVQLKQKVTA from the coding sequence ATGATAAGGCAGCTTGATGCTAATGAAAAATCGGTGGTTGAACTGTCAGAGCGTTGCTTCGATGAACTTCGTCAAGTTTACAGGCCAACTGAGCTCGCAGTTAGCAATAAAAACAGTGCTAAAAGTGAGCGGAGTTGCTTTGGTTTCCATGTTGATGAGGTTTTAGTTGGAGTAGTTGAAGCTAAACAGGTTGGCTCAGAATTACAGCTTAGCTCGTTAGCAGTCGCACCAAGTTTTCGCCAAAAAGGTGTAGCTAGAAAGCTCGTAGATTTCGTTGTTACACAGTTTAAGTCTATTAACTCAGTCTCGGGTTGGTGTGTTGAGCAAACAGGTAATGTCGCAGTTTTTAAGGCACTAGGCTTTAATGTGGTTCAACGTTTTGATTCAGACTTTTTCATACTTTCCGACGGTTCAAAAGCGGTAGAAGTTCAGTTAAAACAAAAAGTAACGGCATAA
- a CDS encoding VOC family protein has protein sequence MILNHVSVGVSNVASAVAFYDSVLSALSVKRSHYIENVAAAYGENFEFWVGCPCENGASSGNGTHIAFNAPSKEAVDLFYATALELGGSCAGKPGLRPEYGETYYAAFVRDADGNKVEAVFM, from the coding sequence ATGATTCTAAATCACGTCTCAGTTGGTGTTTCAAATGTGGCATCTGCTGTGGCTTTTTACGATTCAGTTCTATCCGCATTATCGGTAAAGCGTTCGCATTACATTGAAAATGTGGCGGCTGCCTACGGTGAGAATTTTGAGTTTTGGGTAGGTTGTCCATGTGAAAATGGAGCTTCTTCTGGTAACGGAACTCACATCGCTTTCAATGCGCCAAGTAAAGAAGCTGTTGACCTGTTTTATGCTACTGCATTAGAGCTTGGAGGCTCGTGTGCAGGTAAGCCTGGCTTACGTCCAGAGTACGGTGAGACTTACTATGCGGCATTTGTCCGCGATGCTGATGGAAACAAAGTTGAAGCAGTCTTTATGTAG
- a CDS encoding histidine phosphatase family protein — protein sequence MEVVFVRHGVPDYSLSDERKMSQLEKDYAPLHRDHIHELHAVAQEIQLEKAEVIISSPYTRALQTAEIINRKLGLELFVEHDLREWRADLDGGYVDLQERDRRWHEYRASLKNNAEPNNVPYESWIVLRNRAENVLSRYRHYSKIIVVSHFNVFESLAGYQENGIGCGSYCSLTLCKLG from the coding sequence ATGGAAGTCGTATTTGTAAGGCATGGCGTGCCTGACTACTCGTTATCTGACGAGCGAAAAATGAGCCAACTTGAAAAAGATTATGCTCCTTTACATCGAGACCACATACATGAATTGCACGCTGTTGCTCAAGAAATTCAACTCGAGAAAGCAGAAGTGATCATATCTTCACCGTATACAAGAGCTCTTCAAACTGCAGAAATTATAAACCGTAAACTCGGTTTAGAACTCTTTGTTGAACATGACCTACGTGAGTGGCGAGCGGACTTGGACGGTGGCTATGTAGATCTTCAAGAAAGAGATCGCCGTTGGCATGAGTATCGCGCTTCACTGAAAAATAATGCAGAGCCTAATAATGTCCCGTATGAGTCTTGGATAGTACTTAGAAACCGCGCTGAAAATGTGTTATCGCGATACAGGCATTATTCTAAGATAATAGTCGTATCTCATTTCAATGTGTTTGAAAGTTTGGCTGGCTACCAAGAGAACGGTATTGGTTGCGGAAGCTATTGTTCGCTAACGTTGTGCAAATTGGGCTAA
- a CDS encoding PhzF family phenazine biosynthesis protein → MFIGESAFGNPCAVLELNDWLPDSELSQITRNVGQPVTSFITKIDGQFHIRWFALDGEINLCGHGSLGAGAAIISKYQLDNVVFNSKHGEVVITKRNGLYTLVLPSWEGIACPVPEEISDVAAGSIDIFSTRDLVLVFPTVERVISFQPDDERLRKLNEYHALIVTAANGKSGYVLRYFAPKIGISEDLATGSAQCSLAPYWFKKLSTDSLTVRQLSTSGGYFEVERNTNSLITVFAQAKLREIAI, encoded by the coding sequence GTGTTTATTGGAGAATCGGCCTTTGGCAATCCTTGTGCAGTGTTAGAGCTGAATGACTGGCTTCCTGATAGCGAGTTATCTCAAATAACACGTAACGTTGGGCAGCCTGTTACGTCCTTTATAACTAAAATTGACGGGCAATTTCATATTCGCTGGTTTGCATTGGATGGTGAAATCAATCTTTGTGGTCACGGAAGTTTGGGTGCAGGAGCTGCCATTATTTCAAAGTACCAATTGGATAATGTTGTTTTCAATAGTAAACACGGTGAGGTGGTGATCACTAAGAGAAATGGCCTGTATACCCTCGTATTACCAAGTTGGGAAGGTATAGCTTGTCCTGTTCCAGAAGAAATATCGGATGTAGCTGCTGGTTCTATTGATATTTTTTCTACACGAGACTTAGTCTTAGTTTTCCCCACTGTAGAAAGGGTAATTAGTTTCCAGCCAGACGATGAACGCTTGAGAAAACTCAATGAGTATCATGCTCTGATCGTGACAGCAGCTAATGGTAAGAGTGGTTATGTCCTAAGATACTTCGCCCCAAAAATCGGCATATCTGAAGACTTGGCGACAGGTTCAGCACAATGCTCTCTTGCACCATATTGGTTTAAGAAACTGAGCACGGACTCATTAACGGTTCGCCAACTTTCAACTTCGGGTGGTTATTTTGAGGTAGAGCGCAATACAAATAGTTTAATCACAGTGTTCGCACAAGCAAAGCTAAGGGAAATTGCAATTTAA
- a CDS encoding alpha/beta fold hydrolase, whose amino-acid sequence MLVEKWLDIDGDQLYCLSTELKESQETLVLIHGLGESHLCFADAFDWLPNYNLIMFDLCGYGYSPASVISHSTETQAKRILKALEQLKVHDCFLLGHSWGGDTSTLVCKYDTKGVVRGFINAEGGVHEENIILSQIIAEQYSELSSDEFSKWVKGTGFSQRFSMSWSHGAGIKYLSSVRRCEPVVLGNTASEIYAQHATQDMRGVVSWGQVYESLSIPKVYFWGTQSLSGCERATKFISTLNNVSFEGANHWVQNEPSKFYKEVDKFITNVPKI is encoded by the coding sequence GTGTTAGTAGAAAAATGGTTAGATATCGATGGTGACCAGCTTTATTGTTTGTCTACTGAACTCAAAGAATCTCAAGAAACGCTAGTGTTGATTCACGGTTTAGGCGAGTCGCATCTCTGCTTTGCGGATGCATTCGACTGGTTGCCGAATTATAACCTGATAATGTTTGATTTGTGTGGTTACGGTTATTCTCCTGCTTCAGTTATCTCCCACTCTACGGAAACTCAAGCAAAACGTATATTAAAAGCTCTTGAGCAATTAAAGGTTCATGATTGTTTTCTCCTTGGGCACTCTTGGGGAGGTGATACGTCTACCTTGGTTTGCAAATACGATACGAAAGGTGTTGTACGTGGCTTTATTAATGCCGAAGGTGGGGTCCATGAAGAGAATATAATTTTGTCCCAGATTATTGCTGAACAATACTCTGAGTTAAGTAGTGATGAATTTTCCAAATGGGTGAAAGGTACAGGTTTTTCACAACGTTTTTCTATGTCTTGGAGCCACGGAGCTGGTATTAAGTATCTTTCGTCTGTTAGGCGTTGTGAACCAGTCGTTCTAGGTAATACAGCTAGTGAAATTTATGCTCAGCACGCAACCCAAGATATGCGGGGGGTTGTTAGTTGGGGCCAAGTTTATGAAAGCTTATCGATACCTAAAGTTTACTTTTGGGGTACACAGAGTTTAAGTGGTTGTGAACGAGCTACTAAATTCATTTCTACATTAAACAATGTTTCGTTCGAAGGGGCCAATCACTGGGTTCAAAATGAACCGTCTAAGTTTTACAAAGAAGTGGACAAATTCATCACTAACGTTCCCAAAATATAA
- a CDS encoding TIM44-like domain-containing protein: MSKLVVYLSAIVVACLVVAEPAFAGPGGKIASVLSETFWGKVIILCLLVFFSPFIVYAFCKEKLAEQRARKDLRFMAGYSELFEWLKVQERVKDCFYRVHAGWESEDLSSVSDWMTDWYWQNQQQVHLENWKKQGLVNVCKVTHLSKIKPLLFVHRNQSVEHEGSMVVVAITGETQDYLMVKETGKIVEGSKKFKDVETIWTLTLTNGVWKVSNIESCTMFIDYVNEAKHLPKIETTVVSDLRA; this comes from the coding sequence ATGAGTAAATTAGTGGTTTATTTGTCGGCAATTGTTGTTGCATGTTTAGTGGTGGCAGAGCCCGCATTTGCTGGCCCTGGAGGAAAAATTGCAAGCGTATTATCTGAGACATTCTGGGGAAAGGTAATAATACTATGTTTATTAGTCTTTTTTTCACCATTTATAGTGTACGCCTTTTGTAAGGAGAAACTAGCTGAGCAACGTGCTAGAAAAGATCTAAGGTTTATGGCTGGCTATAGTGAACTGTTTGAGTGGTTAAAAGTACAAGAAAGAGTCAAGGATTGTTTCTATCGAGTGCATGCTGGTTGGGAGAGTGAAGACCTATCGAGTGTTTCAGACTGGATGACAGATTGGTATTGGCAAAATCAGCAGCAAGTACATCTTGAGAATTGGAAAAAACAAGGGTTGGTTAATGTATGTAAGGTAACCCATTTGTCCAAAATTAAGCCGTTACTATTTGTTCATAGGAATCAATCTGTAGAACACGAAGGTTCTATGGTTGTGGTTGCTATTACGGGAGAAACTCAAGATTACCTAATGGTTAAAGAGACAGGAAAAATTGTTGAAGGGAGTAAAAAATTCAAAGATGTCGAAACAATTTGGACTTTGACCTTAACTAATGGGGTTTGGAAAGTCTCTAACATTGAAAGCTGTACGATGTTTATAGATTATGTCAATGAAGCTAAGCATTTACCCAAGATTGAGACTACGGTTGTAAGCGACTTGAGGGCCTAA
- a CDS encoding DUF7674 family protein: MNYPEWDESVSDRVLISEFYDQFLKRYPEVREDIEFNEGLLHLDMASLQRVAEKLCKERKLAELESCFLWVNSLFCRSRNELLNAINVSFLECFLYSPYLSKQEFKNAMPPELYQGYEEIMSYIEELGKQSISQ; encoded by the coding sequence TTGAATTATCCAGAGTGGGATGAGTCTGTAAGTGATAGAGTTCTTATTAGTGAGTTCTATGACCAATTCCTGAAACGATATCCAGAAGTCCGAGAGGATATAGAGTTTAATGAAGGTTTGTTGCACCTTGATATGGCTAGTTTGCAGAGAGTGGCGGAAAAACTGTGCAAAGAGAGGAAGTTAGCTGAACTAGAAAGTTGCTTTCTCTGGGTTAACTCTTTGTTTTGCCGGAGTAGAAATGAACTGTTAAACGCCATAAATGTTTCATTTCTAGAGTGCTTTCTGTATTCCCCGTACCTGAGTAAACAGGAGTTTAAAAATGCTATGCCCCCGGAGTTGTATCAAGGCTATGAAGAAATAATGAGTTATATCGAGGAGCTGGGGAAACAGAGTATTTCACAATAA
- a CDS encoding antibiotic biosynthesis monooxygenase family protein: MIAREWKATCPKEHEEGFIVYLYETGIKDTSATKGFLGAQILNRDLGDDAEITLLTYWEDLDCIKSFAGEDISIAKLYPEDEKYKLNPDLHVSHYEVRENMWL; encoded by the coding sequence ATGATAGCAAGGGAATGGAAAGCTACCTGTCCGAAGGAGCATGAAGAAGGGTTTATTGTGTACCTTTACGAGACAGGCATAAAAGACACATCAGCCACCAAAGGTTTTCTTGGGGCACAAATTCTGAATCGAGATTTAGGAGATGATGCTGAAATCACGTTGCTGACTTACTGGGAAGACCTAGATTGTATTAAGTCGTTTGCAGGTGAAGATATCAGTATTGCTAAGTTGTACCCAGAAGACGAGAAGTACAAATTAAATCCTGATCTCCACGTGAGCCATTATGAAGTCCGCGAGAACATGTGGTTATAA
- a CDS encoding NUDIX hydrolase: protein MEERVRKREVKVCPVVLRKSGNYRELLLFEHPLADVQLVKGTLESSDISIVSAALRELEEESGLSSVSSAHYLGCWESGFQNQLWHFVLCEIDQELPNSWSFFTQDDGGHEFSFFWHKVGSKPDFKCHKVFFDAIKQVEILCI from the coding sequence GTGGAAGAAAGAGTCCGAAAACGGGAAGTAAAAGTCTGCCCTGTAGTGCTCAGAAAGTCAGGAAACTATCGTGAGTTACTGTTGTTTGAACATCCATTAGCTGATGTTCAACTTGTTAAAGGAACACTAGAATCGTCGGACATTTCTATCGTAAGTGCCGCTTTGAGAGAGCTGGAAGAAGAATCTGGGTTATCTAGTGTATCGAGCGCTCACTATCTCGGCTGCTGGGAAAGCGGTTTTCAAAATCAACTGTGGCATTTTGTGCTTTGCGAAATAGACCAAGAACTACCGAATAGCTGGAGTTTCTTTACTCAAGATGACGGTGGGCATGAGTTTAGTTTCTTCTGGCATAAAGTAGGAAGTAAGCCCGATTTTAAGTGTCATAAAGTATTCTTTGACGCCATAAAGCAAGTCGAAATTCTGTGCATATAA
- a CDS encoding tautomerase family protein, whose translation MVVIYGIKDHLNPIKAELSDVIQNSMTQALGLPEDKRAHRFIPLDKSDFYYPSGRTDAYTVIEVNMMEGRKVETKKALIKALFSNIESRLGISPVDIEITIKEQPSHCWGFRGITGDEVADLTYKIHV comes from the coding sequence GTGGTCGTCATATATGGAATAAAAGATCATTTGAATCCAATTAAAGCTGAGTTGTCCGATGTGATTCAGAACTCAATGACTCAAGCTCTAGGCTTGCCCGAGGATAAACGAGCGCACAGGTTTATTCCGCTTGATAAAAGTGATTTCTACTATCCTAGTGGTCGCACTGATGCCTACACGGTGATTGAAGTAAACATGATGGAAGGTCGCAAAGTAGAAACGAAAAAGGCATTGATCAAAGCGCTTTTTAGTAACATTGAATCTCGATTAGGCATTTCCCCCGTTGATATTGAAATCACAATTAAAGAGCAGCCTTCCCATTGTTGGGGTTTCAGAGGCATTACAGGTGACGAAGTCGCCGACTTAACCTACAAAATCCACGTATAA
- a CDS encoding GNAT family N-acetyltransferase, whose translation MYMIERATIDDIEKLVEIQVSAFANDRKQCGSGPPGFDSHEYQTRCLERYSYFVIKSSSNVVGGFYYSLSEENLSLIRLFVDPNFQRQGFGGNALNFLINQVRTGMYIELETPTFSVEAQRFYEKSGFQKVQRIQYPSGSSYLYRKLC comes from the coding sequence ATGTATATGATCGAAAGAGCGACCATAGACGACATTGAAAAGTTAGTGGAGATTCAAGTTTCAGCTTTTGCGAACGATCGCAAACAATGCGGTTCTGGTCCTCCAGGTTTCGATAGCCACGAGTATCAAACTCGATGTCTGGAACGTTATTCTTACTTTGTCATTAAAAGTTCAAGTAACGTTGTTGGCGGATTTTACTATTCGCTTTCGGAAGAAAATTTAAGCCTGATTAGGCTATTTGTAGATCCGAACTTTCAACGTCAAGGTTTTGGGGGGAATGCACTCAATTTCCTGATAAATCAGGTTAGAACTGGTATGTATATTGAGTTAGAGACACCGACCTTTAGTGTAGAAGCTCAAAGGTTCTATGAAAAGAGTGGCTTTCAAAAGGTACAAAGAATTCAATATCCGTCAGGTAGCTCGTATTTGTACAGAAAGTTGTGCTAG
- a CDS encoding shikimate kinase, protein MERINVIGTSGSGKSTFSRQLADKLKYPYLEMDAIFWKPNWQESTDEEFFANLTESLSGEQWVLDGNYNRTAEIKWARADTIIWVDYSFSRTLFQAVKRALIRIVTKQELWGKAGNVESFKKSFLSKDSIILWTLKTYKTNRIGYNELLNDSRYSHIKFVRVTSPKKARMFIDGLRT, encoded by the coding sequence ATGGAAAGAATTAATGTAATAGGTACGAGTGGCAGTGGTAAAAGTACTTTCAGTCGCCAGCTTGCTGATAAGCTCAAATACCCATATTTGGAAATGGATGCCATATTCTGGAAGCCAAATTGGCAAGAGTCTACAGACGAAGAGTTCTTCGCAAATTTAACTGAGAGTCTAAGCGGCGAGCAATGGGTGCTTGATGGCAACTATAACAGGACAGCCGAAATCAAGTGGGCTAGGGCTGACACCATCATTTGGGTGGACTATTCATTTTCAAGGACGCTATTCCAAGCGGTGAAACGAGCATTAATTCGTATTGTTACTAAGCAGGAGCTTTGGGGTAAAGCAGGTAATGTTGAGTCATTCAAAAAATCGTTTCTTAGCAAAGATTCGATTATTCTCTGGACATTAAAAACGTATAAAACAAATCGCATTGGCTACAATGAGTTACTGAATGATTCAAGGTACAGTCATATAAAGTTCGTTAGGGTAACTAGCCCGAAAAAGGCTAGGATGTTCATCGATGGGTTGCGCACATAA
- a CDS encoding SMI1/KNR4 family protein → MNSEFLSNVEAYNTEYCSIKINTCFENIVLPFWSLVEIESGLKLRQEWDVPDNLIPFQGDWHELLCLDTDSGEVVYINDDREVVCSWTSTEKFIASLSKEEIACNTEPELVSSWLSADLLVKVNEFKKKQ, encoded by the coding sequence TTGAACAGCGAGTTTCTTTCAAATGTTGAAGCATATAATACGGAATATTGCTCAATCAAAATTAATACGTGTTTCGAAAATATCGTTCTACCTTTTTGGTCTCTGGTAGAAATTGAATCAGGCCTTAAGCTTCGACAGGAATGGGATGTTCCTGATAACTTAATTCCATTTCAAGGTGATTGGCATGAGCTTTTATGCCTTGATACAGATTCAGGAGAGGTAGTCTATATAAATGATGATCGTGAGGTGGTTTGTTCTTGGACAAGTACAGAAAAATTCATCGCTTCGTTATCAAAGGAAGAAATAGCATGTAATACTGAACCCGAATTAGTTAGTTCATGGTTATCCGCCGACTTATTAGTAAAAGTAAATGAGTTCAAGAAAAAACAGTAA